A genomic window from Brevibacillus agri includes:
- the mtnK gene encoding S-methyl-5-thioribose kinase, whose product MAYRALTEQEAVEYVKGLPGLFTEGAELTSREIGDGNLNLVFDIQESATGKKVIVKQALPFARVVGESWPLTIDRARIESEALRIQHKYVPDLVPEVYHFDQELALTVMENVGDHIIMRKGLIEGKRYPLFPKQIGRFLAHTLFYTSDLGAHPYDKKALVGTFINPELCKITEDLVFTDPYENAPTNDFNPLIRREVEAIWNNKPLKLEIAKLKYDFLTRAEALLHGDLHTGSIFITETSLKAIDPEFAYYGPIGFDIGAVIANLLLNYAGQHGLQEDPGERDSYREYLLETVEDVWNEFVSQFVQLWHKQAKERSAHVEGLWQSYVKRLIQDTAGYAGCKILRRVIGLAGVADLNTIADDEKRAEAERLALAIGEALILGRSNVDESTDITDIVRQVTARYYQEATTV is encoded by the coding sequence ATGGCATACCGCGCATTGACTGAACAGGAAGCAGTAGAGTACGTAAAAGGCTTGCCGGGTCTGTTTACAGAGGGGGCCGAGCTGACCAGCCGCGAAATCGGGGACGGGAACCTGAATCTGGTGTTCGATATTCAGGAGTCGGCTACCGGAAAAAAAGTGATCGTGAAGCAGGCGCTGCCGTTTGCGAGAGTCGTGGGCGAGTCGTGGCCGCTGACCATCGACCGCGCCCGGATCGAGAGCGAAGCGCTTCGCATCCAGCACAAATACGTACCGGACCTGGTGCCGGAAGTGTACCACTTCGATCAGGAGCTGGCCCTGACGGTGATGGAAAACGTAGGCGACCACATCATCATGCGCAAAGGCTTGATTGAGGGCAAGCGCTATCCGCTTTTTCCGAAGCAGATCGGCCGTTTTCTCGCGCACACCTTGTTCTACACATCGGATTTGGGCGCGCATCCGTACGACAAAAAAGCGCTCGTCGGAACATTCATAAATCCGGAATTGTGCAAAATCACAGAAGATCTCGTCTTTACCGATCCGTACGAAAATGCGCCGACCAACGACTTCAACCCGCTGATTCGCCGGGAAGTGGAAGCGATCTGGAACAACAAGCCGCTCAAGCTGGAGATCGCCAAGCTGAAATACGACTTCCTCACGCGCGCAGAAGCGCTGCTGCACGGCGACTTGCACACGGGCAGCATTTTCATCACCGAGACGAGCCTGAAAGCGATCGACCCGGAATTTGCCTACTACGGGCCAATCGGCTTTGACATCGGCGCGGTCATCGCCAACCTGCTGCTCAACTACGCAGGTCAACACGGATTGCAAGAAGACCCAGGAGAACGCGACTCGTACCGCGAATACTTACTGGAAACGGTGGAAGATGTCTGGAACGAATTCGTTTCCCAGTTCGTTCAGCTCTGGCACAAACAGGCAAAAGAGCGCAGCGCTCACGTCGAAGGCTTGTGGCAAAGCTACGTGAAGCGACTGATTCAGGACACGGCGGGCTATGCCGGCTGCAAAATTTTGCGCCGCGTGATCGGGCTTGCGGGAGTGGCTGATCTGAACACCATCGCAGACGATGAAAAACGGGCAGAAGCCGAGCGACTGGCGCTGGCGATCGGAGAAGCGCTGATTCTCGGCCGCAGCAACGTCGACGAATCGACAGACATCACGGACATCGTCCGCCAGGTAACCGCACGCTACTATCAGGAGGCAACGACAGTATGA
- the mtnA gene encoding S-methyl-5-thioribose-1-phosphate isomerase, whose amino-acid sequence MTTSTQTTPVKWEDDALVLLDQTRLPVETIYLRLTTAEEVWGSIRRLEVRGAPAIGMAAAYGLYLGIRGSEAQTYEAFWQELNRQADYLGTSRPTAVNLFWALDRIKARVKKDAALPIAELKAAVLDEALAIQKEDAEVCRTIGEHLLTLLQDGMGVLTHCNPGALATAAYGTATAPFYLAKERGWNLKVYADETRPVLQGARLTAYELQQAGIDVTLICDNMAAMVMSQGKVQAVVVGTDRVAANGDVANKIGTYGVAVLAKAHGIPFYVAAPLSSVDLATPTGADIPIEERPAEEITHGLGKQVAPDDIKVYNPAFDVTPAQYITAIVTETGIFKPEEIAKSKQ is encoded by the coding sequence ATGACAACCAGTACACAAACAACGCCAGTCAAGTGGGAAGACGACGCGCTCGTCTTGCTTGACCAGACGCGTTTGCCAGTAGAGACGATTTACTTGCGGCTGACGACCGCAGAAGAAGTATGGGGCTCCATTCGCCGCCTGGAAGTGCGCGGCGCGCCGGCAATCGGCATGGCCGCAGCATATGGACTGTACCTGGGGATTCGCGGCAGCGAGGCACAGACGTACGAAGCGTTTTGGCAGGAGTTGAACCGCCAGGCAGACTACCTGGGCACATCCCGCCCTACCGCTGTCAACCTGTTCTGGGCGCTCGACCGGATCAAGGCGCGCGTGAAAAAAGACGCTGCCCTGCCAATCGCAGAGCTGAAAGCCGCTGTGCTTGACGAAGCGCTGGCGATTCAAAAGGAAGACGCCGAGGTGTGCCGGACGATCGGAGAGCATCTGCTCACGCTGCTGCAAGACGGCATGGGCGTTCTCACGCACTGTAATCCGGGGGCGCTGGCGACGGCAGCGTACGGAACGGCTACGGCTCCCTTTTATTTGGCCAAGGAACGCGGCTGGAATCTGAAAGTATATGCAGACGAGACGCGTCCCGTCTTGCAAGGCGCTCGCCTGACCGCGTATGAATTGCAGCAGGCGGGCATCGACGTCACGCTGATCTGCGACAACATGGCGGCGATGGTGATGTCGCAGGGCAAAGTGCAGGCGGTCGTCGTCGGAACGGACCGCGTGGCGGCCAACGGCGATGTCGCCAACAAGATCGGCACCTACGGGGTAGCGGTTTTGGCAAAGGCGCACGGCATTCCTTTTTACGTGGCAGCTCCCCTGTCCTCAGTCGACCTGGCAACACCGACAGGCGCGGACATTCCGATTGAGGAGCGTCCGGCCGAGGAGATCACGCACGGCCTGGGCAAACAGGTAGCACCTGACGACATCAAAGTGTACAATCCGGCGTTCGATGTGACGCCTGCCCAATACATTACGGCGATTGTCACCGAGACGGGCATTTTCAAACCGGAAGAGATTGCGAAAAGCAAACAATAA
- a CDS encoding GNAT family N-acetyltransferase: MRRIPINEETFLKQLELSDAAEMFWLTDTNRPYLKEWLPWLNFTKRVEDTSHFIQRTIQQHNDNQGIHYGIWHNGRLAGTLGVHNIDWINKKTAIGYWLGAQFQGKGLMTGAVAAYMDQLIFGSWGLEKVTIQAATENYRSRAIPERLGFQLEGILRRNEFLYDHFVDHAVYSMLKEEWLARRS; this comes from the coding sequence ATGAGAAGGATACCGATTAATGAGGAGACGTTTCTCAAACAGCTTGAGCTGTCCGATGCCGCCGAAATGTTCTGGCTCACGGACACCAACAGACCCTACCTGAAGGAATGGCTGCCTTGGCTGAATTTTACGAAGCGTGTCGAGGATACGAGCCATTTTATCCAGCGAACGATCCAGCAGCATAACGACAATCAGGGCATTCACTACGGAATCTGGCACAACGGACGGCTGGCCGGAACGCTGGGCGTGCACAATATTGACTGGATCAACAAGAAAACGGCGATCGGCTATTGGCTCGGCGCCCAGTTCCAGGGCAAGGGACTGATGACCGGGGCAGTGGCGGCGTACATGGACCAGCTTATTTTCGGCTCGTGGGGGCTGGAAAAGGTCACGATTCAGGCGGCGACGGAAAATTACAGGAGCAGAGCGATCCCGGAGCGGCTGGGCTTTCAACTGGAAGGAATCCTGCGCCGCAACGAGTTTCTGTACGACCATTTTGTCGACCATGCCGTGTACAGCATGTTGAAGGAAGAATGGCTGGCAAGACGTAGCTGA
- a CDS encoding ABC transporter ATP-binding protein, with protein MHTLKELSWFFRAYWKRYTIGILFLFLIDVLMLWPPRLIGETVDAMRNSSLTTQDLTRTVAILLSLGVGLYAMRFAWRHLLNGGALILERTLRERLFAHLTRMTPSFYHRKRSGDLMAVATNDIPAIEQTASTGVLTLVDSLFMTLLTLGVMVTVIDWKLTLAALIPMPFLAWSTAYYGRLLHERFYLAQEAFGEMNDHVQQSVSGVRVLRAFVQEKEDIEAYRRVSEKTLERNVSVSRIDALFEPTIAIIIGFSFLIGLGYGTYLVFTSAISLGDLVAFNLYLGLLIWPMFAFGWLVNVLQRGGASHKRLSELLVEQPDVKEVAHPVTAETPNTVEARQFSFAYPGSEKPALTDITFSLGAGETLGIVGRTGSGKSTLCRALLHQYELKEQSLFVGGVPIEKLSFAALREKIAYVPQEHLLFSRTIAENVAFGRPQATEAEVLHALKLAEMSNDLAQFRDGLQTMVGEKGVTLSGGQKQRISIARALLLDAGILILDDSLSAVDARTEEAILRHLREERAAKTTIITAHRLSAVQHAELILVLDEGRIVERGTHDELMQQNGWYAEQYRRQQMERDVAG; from the coding sequence TTGCATACACTCAAGGAGCTATCGTGGTTTTTTCGCGCGTACTGGAAACGGTACACAATCGGTATCTTGTTTTTATTTCTCATCGACGTCCTGATGCTTTGGCCGCCTCGTCTGATCGGAGAGACGGTCGATGCGATGCGCAACAGCTCTTTGACGACGCAGGATTTGACCAGGACGGTTGCGATCCTGCTCTCGCTTGGTGTCGGGCTGTACGCGATGCGTTTTGCCTGGCGGCACTTGCTCAACGGCGGTGCGCTGATTTTGGAGCGGACTTTGCGCGAGCGTCTGTTTGCGCACCTGACGCGGATGACGCCGTCGTTTTACCATCGCAAGCGCAGCGGCGATCTGATGGCTGTCGCGACCAACGACATTCCGGCGATCGAGCAAACGGCGAGTACAGGCGTGCTCACGCTGGTCGATTCGCTGTTCATGACGCTGTTGACGCTCGGGGTCATGGTGACGGTCATCGATTGGAAGCTGACGTTGGCGGCGCTGATCCCGATGCCTTTTTTGGCCTGGTCGACCGCCTACTACGGCAGACTGCTGCACGAGCGCTTTTATCTCGCCCAGGAAGCGTTTGGCGAGATGAACGACCACGTGCAGCAATCGGTTTCCGGCGTGCGTGTGCTGCGTGCGTTTGTGCAGGAAAAGGAAGACATTGAAGCCTATCGCCGGGTCAGTGAAAAAACGCTGGAGCGCAACGTGAGCGTATCGCGGATCGACGCGCTGTTCGAGCCGACGATTGCGATCATTATCGGCTTCAGCTTCCTGATCGGGCTTGGCTATGGAACATACCTCGTCTTTACGAGCGCGATTTCTTTGGGCGATCTGGTCGCTTTTAACCTGTACCTCGGGCTTTTGATCTGGCCGATGTTCGCCTTTGGCTGGCTGGTCAACGTGCTGCAGCGCGGCGGAGCGTCCCACAAGCGCCTCTCCGAGCTGTTGGTGGAACAGCCGGATGTGAAGGAAGTCGCCCACCCGGTGACGGCCGAGACGCCGAATACGGTAGAAGCTCGCCAGTTTTCTTTTGCCTACCCGGGCAGTGAAAAGCCTGCGCTCACTGACATCACCTTTTCGCTCGGGGCAGGCGAGACGCTGGGCATTGTCGGGCGGACGGGGAGCGGGAAGTCGACGCTGTGCCGCGCCCTGTTGCATCAATACGAGTTGAAGGAGCAGTCGCTGTTTGTCGGCGGAGTGCCGATTGAAAAACTGTCATTTGCAGCGCTGCGGGAAAAAATCGCCTATGTGCCGCAGGAGCATTTACTGTTCTCGCGGACGATTGCGGAAAATGTAGCGTTTGGCCGGCCGCAAGCGACAGAGGCGGAGGTACTGCACGCGCTCAAGCTGGCGGAAATGAGCAATGATCTGGCCCAGTTCCGCGATGGCCTGCAAACGATGGTGGGCGAAAAGGGCGTGACCCTCTCCGGCGGGCAAAAGCAGCGGATTTCGATTGCCAGGGCTTTGCTGCTCGATGCAGGCATCCTCATTCTCGACGATTCGTTGTCGGCGGTCGACGCCCGGACGGAAGAGGCGATTTTGCGTCATTTGCGCGAGGAGCGCGCCGCCAAAACGACGATTATTACCGCTCACCGCCTGTCTGCCGTGCAACACGCCGAGCTGATTCTCGTGCTGGACGAAGGCCGGATTGTCGAGCGGGGAACACATGATGAGCTGATGCAGCAAAACGGCTGGTATGCGGAGCAGTATCGCAGACAGCAAATGGAGCGGGATGTTGCCGGCTAA
- a CDS encoding ABC transporter ATP-binding protein, translating into MGKEHVWKRLAAFARPFQKQIGGALILLLLGTSAELAGPFLAKAMIDNHILAIQKPWYEFEQKPQVPEDLVVAINDRYYIREDALADAGLTPGSIQASEATVVAAGTTYYLIEGKIEQNGEKQFTPIEPENGRERFAVTAGDAAGTSVAPTGIRLTGEEVLAMYQNDVQPIIWLSLGYGALILLSAGFNYVQILWLQTIAQRIIQQMRMKLFVHLQKLPVSFFDKTPVGSLVSRVSNDTEAIRELYVSVLATFVQNGIYLLGILIALFVLQPQLALFCCLTVPLLALLVYVYQKYSSRYYAVIRAKLGDMNATINEMIQNMAIVQAFRREEGVQKEFAQVNESYFKVRMKEINLESLLLRPAVDLIWKIALTLIIWYYGSASFHSVISFGALFAFVDYMGRFFEPINMIMNRLSQMQQATISATRVFDILDTAAESQTAGTPIARPRGEVVFDQVSFAYNEDEYVLKNVSFTAKPGQTIALVGHTGSGKSSLMNLLLGFYPVTKGRILIDGKNMRKIDTQSLRSHIGLVLQDPFLFTGSIGFNIRMYNDAISDEKVVQAAKAVRADEFITRLPQGYDEPVVERGMTLSAGQRQLISFARALVADPAILILDEATASIDSETELAIQEALHVLSRGRTTFIIAHRLSTIQHADQILVLSRGEIVERGTHDELMAQDGLYQKMYQLQQGSLSVKVNG; encoded by the coding sequence GTGGGGAAAGAACACGTATGGAAGCGGCTGGCCGCATTTGCGCGGCCGTTTCAAAAGCAAATAGGGGGAGCGCTGATCCTGCTTCTGCTCGGGACGAGTGCGGAGCTGGCGGGACCATTTCTGGCCAAGGCGATGATCGACAATCACATCCTCGCCATCCAGAAGCCCTGGTACGAGTTTGAACAAAAGCCGCAGGTGCCCGAGGACCTGGTGGTTGCGATAAACGATCGCTACTATATACGGGAGGATGCGCTGGCCGATGCGGGCTTGACACCCGGCAGCATCCAGGCGAGCGAAGCGACCGTAGTTGCGGCAGGCACGACGTATTACTTGATCGAGGGAAAAATCGAGCAAAACGGCGAGAAGCAGTTCACGCCCATCGAGCCGGAAAATGGCCGGGAGCGCTTTGCGGTGACGGCGGGCGATGCGGCGGGGACAAGTGTGGCTCCGACAGGAATCCGGCTGACGGGCGAAGAAGTTTTGGCGATGTACCAAAACGACGTGCAGCCGATCATCTGGCTGTCGTTAGGGTACGGAGCGCTGATTTTGCTGTCGGCGGGCTTCAACTACGTGCAGATTTTGTGGCTGCAAACGATTGCCCAGCGCATCATTCAACAGATGCGGATGAAGCTGTTCGTGCATTTGCAGAAGCTCCCGGTCTCCTTTTTTGACAAGACGCCGGTTGGCTCGCTCGTCTCCCGCGTGAGCAACGACACCGAGGCGATTCGCGAGCTGTACGTGAGCGTGCTTGCCACGTTTGTGCAAAACGGCATTTATTTGCTCGGAATCTTGATCGCGCTGTTCGTGCTCCAGCCGCAACTGGCCCTGTTCTGCTGTCTGACTGTGCCGCTGCTCGCGCTCTTGGTCTACGTCTATCAAAAGTACAGCTCCCGCTACTACGCGGTGATTCGGGCGAAGCTCGGCGACATGAACGCGACGATCAACGAGATGATTCAAAACATGGCGATTGTCCAGGCGTTTCGCCGCGAGGAAGGCGTGCAAAAAGAGTTTGCGCAGGTGAACGAAAGCTACTTCAAGGTGCGGATGAAGGAAATCAACCTGGAGTCGCTCCTGCTGCGGCCCGCTGTCGACCTGATCTGGAAAATCGCCCTGACCTTGATTATCTGGTACTACGGCTCCGCGTCGTTTCACAGCGTCATTTCGTTCGGGGCGCTGTTTGCCTTCGTAGACTACATGGGTCGCTTTTTCGAGCCGATCAACATGATTATGAACCGCCTGTCGCAAATGCAGCAGGCGACGATCTCGGCCACACGCGTCTTCGATATTTTGGACACGGCGGCCGAATCGCAAACAGCGGGGACGCCAATCGCGCGGCCGCGCGGGGAAGTGGTGTTCGACCAGGTGTCGTTTGCTTACAACGAAGATGAGTACGTGCTGAAAAACGTTTCGTTCACCGCGAAGCCGGGCCAGACGATCGCGCTCGTCGGCCATACCGGATCAGGGAAAAGCTCGCTGATGAACCTCTTGCTCGGCTTTTATCCGGTGACAAAAGGGCGCATCCTGATCGACGGCAAGAACATGCGCAAGATCGACACGCAATCGCTGCGCAGTCATATCGGGCTGGTGCTGCAAGACCCGTTTTTGTTTACGGGCAGCATCGGCTTCAACATTCGCATGTACAACGACGCGATTTCCGATGAAAAAGTCGTGCAGGCCGCCAAGGCAGTGCGGGCCGACGAATTTATTACGCGCCTGCCGCAAGGGTACGACGAGCCGGTTGTCGAGCGCGGCATGACGTTGTCTGCGGGACAGCGGCAGCTCATTTCGTTTGCCCGGGCGCTTGTGGCCGATCCGGCGATTTTGATTCTCGACGAAGCGACGGCGAGCATCGACAGCGAAACCGAGCTGGCGATCCAGGAAGCGCTGCACGTCCTGTCGCGCGGGCGGACGACGTTTATCATTGCCCATCGGCTGTCGACGATCCAGCACGCGGACCAGATTCTCGTATTGTCCCGCGGGGAAATCGTGGAGCGGGGAACGCATGACGAGCTGATGGCACAGGATGGACTGTATCAAAAAATGTACCAGCTTCAACAAGGGAGTCTTTCTGTTAAAGTGAATGGATAG
- a CDS encoding MFS transporter, translating to MSSSRYTFWVLILVVAISGLSQGLSIPLLAVLLEKQGVSSVMNGLNAAALYVGMVLVSPLLEIPLRRIGYRSTILWGMLLLTIATALIPLFSHLAVWFVLRMLMGIGDSSLHYSSQMWVTKIAAPQTRGRDLSLYGLAYGVGFSIGPLGLNLLPLGLWVPFGVLLFLYAVAFVLLSRIKNEYPEQLKQTEKKQNKYATVLRIGWLSLIPSFLYGFMETSLNGSFPVYALRTGLSLEWVSLILPSFVVGSIILQMPLGTLSDRIGRRQVMLACALVGGIAFFLFPLAGENVWLMMLLLALAGAAVGSFYSLGLAYSADILPAAMVPTAGIIAGINFGIASILAPNVNGVLMELWEPWTMFWLMGALLVVFAAACLFARNSKSQAEGYPLPLQKQG from the coding sequence ATGTCTTCGTCGAGATACACCTTCTGGGTGTTGATCCTGGTGGTAGCCATCTCGGGCTTGAGCCAAGGCTTGAGCATTCCGCTTTTGGCTGTGCTGTTGGAAAAGCAGGGCGTGTCGTCGGTCATGAACGGGCTGAACGCCGCCGCTCTGTACGTGGGGATGGTGCTCGTCTCGCCTTTGCTGGAAATTCCGCTGAGGCGGATCGGCTACCGTTCCACGATTTTGTGGGGAATGCTGCTGCTCACGATTGCGACTGCCCTCATCCCGCTGTTCAGCCACCTGGCTGTCTGGTTTGTGTTGCGTATGCTGATGGGGATTGGCGATTCCAGCCTGCACTACTCCAGCCAGATGTGGGTGACGAAAATCGCCGCGCCGCAAACGCGGGGACGCGACCTGTCCCTGTACGGGCTGGCGTATGGCGTCGGCTTCAGCATCGGGCCGCTTGGCTTGAATTTGTTGCCGCTCGGGCTGTGGGTGCCGTTTGGCGTCTTGCTTTTTTTGTACGCCGTAGCTTTTGTGCTTTTGTCGCGGATTAAAAACGAATATCCCGAACAGCTCAAGCAAACGGAAAAGAAACAAAACAAATACGCCACCGTGCTGCGCATCGGCTGGCTGTCGCTGATTCCTTCCTTTTTATACGGGTTCATGGAGACGTCTTTGAACGGCAGCTTTCCGGTCTACGCGTTGCGCACAGGCTTGTCGCTGGAGTGGGTTTCCCTGATTTTGCCGTCGTTTGTAGTCGGCAGCATTATTTTGCAAATGCCGCTCGGGACGCTAAGCGACCGGATCGGGCGCAGGCAAGTGATGCTCGCCTGTGCGCTTGTCGGGGGGATTGCCTTTTTCCTGTTCCCGCTGGCCGGGGAAAACGTCTGGCTGATGATGCTGCTGCTCGCGCTTGCCGGGGCGGCAGTCGGATCGTTTTACTCGCTCGGTCTGGCCTATTCGGCCGATATTTTGCCTGCCGCCATGGTGCCGACTGCGGGGATTATTGCGGGCATCAACTTCGGGATCGCGAGCATTCTCGCGCCAAACGTCAACGGCGTGCTCATGGAGCTGTGGGAGCCGTGGACGATGTTTTGGCTGATGGGGGCGCTTCTCGTGGTCTTCGCCGCCGCCTGCCTGTTTGCCCGAAACAGCAAGTCCCAGGCAGAGGGCTATCCGCTGCCATTGCAAAAACAAGGCTGA
- a CDS encoding CAP-associated domain-containing protein yields MHKKKAISILALGLSLALLGQLSPVFGVSAAPVAAAEQAVKSVSTYGIQLGMSAAQVEQKLGKPARKDPSHTGVEWWIYNKDLNNYIQVGIQNSKVVTLFTNGAKINIGGITIGSTTKALQEAWGAPQNTLAITPSLRIQDNTLKHPTYLQNNQVITFSIDQLGGNKVAGVRISTPEHFATIAMGLMYPIVYTQLPAQPKLTDAQIKQAAIAYEKENFDLLNVARLRAKLPVLTWDEQVAAVARAHSNDMAQHNYFSHTSPTTGSPFDRLKKAGIRYSYAGENIAYGQLDGIEVHMGWMNSSGHRQNLLNQNFKQLGVGVVIKDGRPFYTQNFVSK; encoded by the coding sequence ATGCACAAGAAAAAAGCAATCAGCATCCTCGCCTTAGGTCTTTCACTGGCTCTGCTCGGCCAGTTGTCACCCGTTTTTGGTGTGTCCGCCGCTCCTGTCGCAGCCGCAGAGCAAGCAGTCAAATCGGTGTCCACGTACGGCATCCAGCTCGGAATGAGCGCCGCTCAGGTCGAGCAAAAGCTGGGCAAGCCCGCACGCAAAGACCCGAGCCACACCGGAGTAGAATGGTGGATCTACAACAAAGATTTGAACAACTACATACAGGTGGGCATCCAAAACAGCAAAGTCGTCACGCTGTTTACGAACGGAGCGAAGATCAATATCGGGGGAATCACGATCGGTTCCACCACCAAAGCGTTGCAGGAGGCATGGGGAGCGCCACAGAACACTCTGGCTATTACTCCATCGCTGCGCATCCAGGACAATACGCTCAAACATCCGACTTATCTTCAAAACAATCAGGTCATCACCTTTTCCATCGATCAACTGGGCGGCAACAAAGTCGCAGGTGTCCGCATCTCCACGCCGGAGCACTTCGCCACGATCGCCATGGGCCTGATGTACCCGATTGTCTATACACAGTTGCCGGCACAGCCGAAGCTGACAGACGCCCAGATCAAGCAAGCCGCCATCGCTTATGAGAAAGAAAATTTCGACTTGCTGAACGTCGCTCGGCTGCGCGCCAAATTGCCTGTCCTGACCTGGGACGAGCAGGTCGCGGCTGTCGCCAGGGCGCACAGCAACGACATGGCGCAGCACAACTACTTCAGCCACACCTCGCCGACGACGGGAAGCCCGTTTGACCGCCTGAAAAAAGCAGGCATCCGCTACAGCTACGCGGGCGAAAACATCGCCTACGGCCAACTGGACGGCATTGAAGTCCACATGGGCTGGATGAACTCCTCCGGCCATCGGCAAAATCTTTTGAATCAAAACTTCAAACAGTTGGGCGTCGGTGTCGTCATCAAAGACGGCCGCCCGTTCTACACGCAAAACTTCGTCTCGAAGTAA
- a CDS encoding RDD family protein gives MSDLMARQEPDGWQEPPREHHFAGFWIRVAASLLDSLFLVGVSLLVFNPLRRAMGVSGDFFSLIDLMEALFGLLYMILLTWWTGQTLGKLITGIRVISARQSRGNLSGGQVILREVIGKFLSTLPFGLGYLWVAWNPQKQGWHDLLAKTYVVYDRKT, from the coding sequence ATGAGCGACCTCATGGCAAGGCAAGAGCCGGACGGCTGGCAGGAGCCGCCTCGCGAGCACCACTTCGCAGGCTTTTGGATACGCGTAGCGGCCTCCCTGCTGGACTCCCTGTTTCTGGTCGGCGTCAGCCTGCTCGTGTTCAATCCGCTGCGGCGCGCCATGGGCGTATCCGGCGACTTTTTTTCGTTGATCGATCTGATGGAGGCACTGTTCGGACTGTTGTACATGATCCTTCTGACCTGGTGGACGGGACAGACGTTGGGCAAGCTGATTACCGGAATCCGGGTCATTAGTGCCAGACAGTCCCGGGGCAACCTGTCGGGCGGCCAGGTCATCCTGCGCGAAGTGATTGGCAAGTTTTTGTCCACGCTGCCTTTTGGGCTCGGCTATTTGTGGGTGGCATGGAATCCGCAAAAGCAAGGCTGGCATGACTTGCTCGCGAAAACATACGTCGTCTACGACCGCAAAACGTGA
- the sppA gene encoding signal peptide peptidase SppA, translated as MQRKKWVALLIVLVVFVAGITVEGLAGSYKELADTPGFSWEENVVYGSGSNKIVQLFVNGVISGEPNASGMPSMAELLAEQLRRVEEDDMVKALVLRIDSPGGEVVATDELHTRLMRLKQLRDIPIVVSMGSTAASGGYYLATAGDAIFANPNTLTGSLGVIFQLFNYNEAAAKLGVKQYAIKSGRYKDIGSPARPLTDPERQIFQSLVNESYRKFVDVIVKGRNLSRQRVLEIADGRVYSGEQAKLLGLIDEFGDLEEATRHALSLSGEQEAMVVRYNDQLSISKLLFSLKQHWSNPDPLGLAQLVQRQSSPRLLYQFIPSF; from the coding sequence ATGCAACGAAAAAAATGGGTGGCGCTCCTGATCGTGCTGGTCGTCTTTGTCGCGGGAATAACGGTAGAAGGCTTGGCCGGAAGCTACAAGGAGCTGGCCGACACCCCCGGATTCTCCTGGGAGGAAAACGTCGTGTACGGGTCAGGCAGCAACAAAATTGTGCAGTTGTTCGTAAACGGCGTCATTTCCGGGGAGCCGAACGCTTCCGGGATGCCTTCGATGGCAGAACTGCTCGCCGAGCAACTGCGGCGGGTCGAGGAAGACGACATGGTCAAGGCGCTCGTGCTCAGGATCGACAGCCCTGGCGGCGAGGTCGTCGCTACGGATGAGTTGCATACCCGGCTGATGCGGCTCAAGCAGTTGCGCGACATCCCGATCGTCGTCAGCATGGGCTCGACCGCTGCGTCGGGAGGCTACTACCTGGCAACGGCTGGCGATGCGATTTTTGCCAATCCGAATACATTGACCGGGAGTCTCGGCGTCATTTTTCAACTGTTTAATTACAACGAGGCCGCAGCCAAGCTGGGCGTCAAACAGTACGCGATCAAAAGCGGGCGCTACAAAGACATCGGCAGCCCGGCGCGCCCTTTGACCGATCCCGAGCGGCAAATTTTCCAGTCGCTGGTCAACGAGAGCTACCGAAAATTCGTCGATGTAATCGTCAAAGGCCGCAATCTCTCCCGCCAGCGCGTCTTAGAAATTGCCGATGGCCGCGTCTACTCCGGCGAGCAAGCCAAGCTGCTCGGACTGATCGACGAATTTGGCGATCTGGAAGAAGCGACCCGGCACGCACTCTCGCTCTCTGGCGAGCAGGAAGCGATGGTCGTGCGCTACAATGACCAGCTCTCCATCAGCAAGCTGTTGTTCAGCCTGAAGCAGCACTGGTCCAACCCTGATCCGCTCGGGCTTGCGCAGCTCGTGCAGCGCCAAAGCTCGCCGCGGCTCCTGTACCAATTCATCCCGTCGTTTTAA